Below is a genomic region from Phragmites australis chromosome 20, lpPhrAust1.1, whole genome shotgun sequence.
CGTAACGCCCTTTATAGTAATTTCCAAGGCAATCGAGCAGAGAAGTTACCGCCGGTGACCTCTTCACAGTCAAGCAACAACCAACGAAGACACTGCAAAACTATATGCGTCGCTTTGTGCATGTACGCTatccagggcatcagaggaggacTTTTGGTAGGAAAGCTTACACGCAGAGGCCGGAGAGTGTGCatgagctcttcaacaagatggaGGAGTATGCAAGGTCTAAGATAGACCATATTCGGAGGAAAAGTGAGCTATTAGCGTTTAAAACATTGAAGCCAAACTCAAGTAGAGACGTAAATGTTGGCCAGTCGAGGGACGAGTCTAAGCGTGTGAAGAAAACCGAAGCATTTGAGTACACGtcaaggcaaaaagaagtcaatcagatagaCTCCGGACTGGACGAGGTTGTACAAGAGGTCGTTAGAACACAAGGCGGGGGTGCTCGAGGCGACCGATATGTCAGAGGTCATGGAGGCCAAGGCGGTTGAGGCGGATGAGCTCCGCATGATCCAACCACATTATACTATGAGTTGCATGGTAAAGGTGTCGATCATAAGACTAAGCAGTGCCCATAGGTTATAtccatgaaagaaagcttaggGAAGTAGACCTTCGATCTTGCAAGAGTCGTGCATCACACCGCACACTTCAAGCACGACGACGCAGGGGAATCCAATTAGAGTCATGGCCCAAACCCCTCGTCATTTGTTACTTAGTGGCGACCGATGGCTTGTGGCATAGCCATACGTTCATACACCTTTGGCTCCAATAGACTAGACCTTCGGTCGATCAACAGCTTTTCAAGCAGCACTCCCACCCCCTCCGCCAAGGATAGCAAtcaaagcccccccccccccccccccacgaaACTAGCAGGTCGATGAACACAGTAACTCAAGGATTCAATGTTGTGCTGGCAATCACTGGAGGATCCAGTCAGTAAACTAAATCAAAGAGACAACAAAAAGagtatgtgcgaagggttaaccatgttggtGTAGGCCCTACTTATGTCCATTCGAAGTGGTCTCATGTACTAATCACCTTCTCACAAGTAGACGTGAGGGTGCTAGATTACCCGCATACGGATGCATTTGTCATCGCTGCAAACATTTCAGGGAACGAGGTGCACATAATCCTCATAGATGGTGGGAGTTCGGCAGACATCATTTTCGTCGATGCTTTTGATAGGATGGGCTTGCAGCAAAATAACCTTCGACAGGCTAGATCCCTGATACTAGACTTTGGGGAAAATAAATTAACGCTTTGGAAAAAATAGAGATCCCGGTTTATTTTGGCGAAGGATCTAACTTTCGGACGGAGGATATCACctttgatgtggttgatataACCTATCCTTATAATGCAATTTTCGGGCGGGGAATCCTAAACAAATTCGGAGCAATTCCACACCATGTTTACTTGTGTACGAAAATGTTCGGTCTTGGAGGTGTCATAACAGTATTCGGAGACCAACAAGTGGCCCgtaggattgaagtgggaaatactcTATGCAAGCAAAATGTTCATGTAGTGGCAGAACCTCCGATGAAACCTGAGGAGTGCGAAGAACAGCTACAAACACAATGGGTGACGAAGGCTACACCTGAAGGCCAGACCAAGAAGGTGCTGCTATATCAAGATAGGTCAGATAGAACAGTTGTCATTGGAGCTGAGATGACAGAGGAGGCCAAGCGAAGGATGACACAGTTCCTTCGCAATAGCAAAGATGTCTTCGCATGGTTgccgaaggatttgcaaggagtaaatagagaaatcattcaacatACTCTAAATATGGACCCAAATATgaagccaaagaagcaaaagcttcagAAGCTTCGAAGGAGAGGAAAGACGCGGCGAAAGTTGAGGTGCAGAATCTACTTGACGCTGGAGTAGTACGTGAAGCCCTGCATTCtaagtggctggccaacccgcTAGTTAAGAAAAGTATTGGAAAATAAAGGATGTGTCTAGATTTCATAGACCTTATAGAGCCTATTCGAAGGATAACTTTCCTTTGCCACGCATCGATCAGTTAGTGGACTCCATTGCCGATTGTGAAATGTTGAGCTTCCTGGATACCTATTTTGGGTACCATCAGGtttggatggcaaaggaggacgaggaaaaacaagttttagaacctcGTTCGGCATATATTGTTTTGTAAGGATGGCTTTCAGTATTTGAAATGCTGGTGTCACCTTCGCTAGAGTGGTCCAAATAGTGCTGAAGTCGCAGTTGGGCCGAAATGTCTCTGCATATGTTGACGACATAGTAGTCAAAAGCGTCAGGGAAGACAAACACCTCTATGACCTTCAGAAAACCTTCGATAATCTGCGAAGGGCAGGGATAAAGCTAAACCCAAAAATATGTACATTTGGTGTGCGATTCGAAAGATTGCTGGCCTTCTTGGTGTCAAAAAAGGGCATCGAAGTAGATCCCCAGAAAATACAAACTATACTTGACATGAGGCCTCCCTAGAGTAGGAAACAGGCGCAATGCTTAGCTGAAAGATTGGCAGCTCTAAGTTAATTCATTGCTAGATCCGCTGAGCAAAGccttcctttcttcaaaaccCTTAAAGGCTCGGACCCTTTTAAGTAGGGGCGTGGAATAGCATGATGCCTTCAATGAGTTAAAGAATTACCTAACAAAACTCATAGCTCTGACAGCCTAGATCCAAAGGTGGGTTGTTACTGTACATAGCGGCGTCTTTTTCGGCAGTAAGTGTTGTACTTATGCAAAAGATGCAAGTAAATGATAAGTTGCAACAATTTTCAGTATATTATATTTTGGAAACCTTGGTAGAGCCGAAGAGGTTCTATTATGAGATGGAGAAAAAAGCTTACGCGGTGGTGATGACATCGCGAAAGCTTCCCGTTATTTCACAGCCTACGAGATAACAGTAGCAACCTCCTTACATGAAGTATTCAGTGAAACATTCAGTGAAAACCTCCATTACTGCAAAAGTTGCAAACTTGGCCAACATGAAGCATTCAGTGAAACCCTGACAAGCATCAGCCAAACGATCAGCGTTTGCAACTTTTGCAGTAATGGAGGTCCTTGGTCATTGGGGATGCACAAGCGTAGCAGAAGCAGTACCCGCACCTacaaatccaaatccaattcCAAAAGAATTTCATACGCATGAATTCATTAACAAAAAAACACAGTTTTTAGTAAAAGGTTTAATCTGTCAGAAGGAACCAAGGCCTGGATTTTTACCTGCACTTCATGAACATGCATCCCTCGGACTTCTCCACGTACATCCTGCACTGGGGGCACCGCTGCCACCGCTTCTCGCCGGCGAGCCGCTTCACCATCACGTCCTCCCGGCCGCGCTCGTCCTCCCCGAGCTCCTGGAACTCCTCGCAGCCGACGCCGTCGTGCCAGGGCACCATGCACCGGGCGCAGAACAGCCGGTGGCAGTGCGGGCACTCGGCTTCCGCGATgcccccctctccctcctcgaCAAAGAGAGCCGCCGAGCAGTCGCTGAACGGGCAGTAGAACCTCGTTGCGCCAAGCACCGACTCGCACAGCGTGAAGTCCCACTTGTTGAATAGCTCCAAGGGGATGATATCACGGCAGTCCTCCAGCTCGATGAAGCCGTCTTCGCAGCTGAGACCAGGGCAGTTGACATGGACAATTTTCTCGCCGATCTTTGTAGCAATGTACTGAACGATGCAGCTCCAGCAGAAGGCGTGGCCACAGGAGCTGATGCTGAACTTGCTAGCGCCGGGCATGCTTTCCATGCAGATGGGGCAGTAGAATTCGTCGCCGATAGGCGTAACCGATGATGAGGATGGTCCTGGATCAGCAATGGAGGGTGTAACCGATGATGAGGATTGTCCTGGATCAGCAATGGGGGAGGGTCTTTTCGATGCTTCGCTATGATCATGCCTGATGATCAGATCGTCAGTGGAGGCGTCCGAGGTGTCTTCAATGGTCATTCCTTGGAAGGCAGAGAGCAGGACTTCCTGCAGTTGCAATTCCTCAACCAGCTCAGCGTCATCGAGTGACATGCTCCCCCACGCCAGCGCAGCACCGTCGTCGTTGATAATCGGATCGATGCTCCTTTCCATTCCTTGCTGTGCTTGTTTTCAGGTTGTAGGAAAAGAACTGATGGTTTTCTTGAaaagaattttgcaagtttttttttggcGGGTATGAACTAGGAACTAAAAGAGCTGCTAGGTACAGACGTGATCACGAACTAGCCTCTTGTACTCAACAAAAAAGCATGGAACAGGAAAATTGAAGCCCCCAGGTTGTTGTTTACATGAAAAAAGAAGAACATATTCGCCTGTCATTTTCTTGACGCGTCCAGCTGAAGTTGTACGCAATTCGCAGCACAAACGATGAAACTTCCACGATACACAACGCGTcgaatatttttttctttccagaAGAAACATAGTATTCAACTGGCTCAAGTTGTATTATGTTTCAGGCAGAACAAGCCAAAATATTAGCGCAGGTCCGTATTTGAAATCTCTCTGTGCCCTAAATTTTCCCAGGTAGCTCTATGTCTCATGCTCAAGTTGACCTGCAATTGCATGAAAAAGGATGGCAATGGAAGGTGGACCCGATTTTTTTTAGGGCAAGCCGTGGAGCTTTCACGAACAAGATTGTTACAGTCAGCGGAAGGGGATCCCATCAAAAACTGTGGACACATAGAGCGCCGCCCAAAAGAAAACAGCTGCTCGCAGGCAGTCCTAGCACAAGTGCGCAACAAATTATACAACACATCAGAATTACAGCTTCATTATAAACATCAGGGAACACTTATCCATTATGTTATTTCCTAAAACGATGGTTGCATTCCGTGGTATGCATGCCCAGCAATCAGATTCTAAATATCGGTTGACAGATCAAACCGGACGCATACATAAATTAAATTGAGAGATCCATATGTCAGAAAATGCTCCTGAAGTTCATGAGAAATTTCATTCACATGCACGGTGATTTCGTAAAAGGGTCAGAACTAGTTCTTCTACGTGGGCACCCGATACTTTTCTTCGTAAGAAATTCATCGGCTCCTTCGCATGTCACTAAGATAAGGTTGGAATACTAAGACTTCTGATGATGGCTTATCCTTGGAACCAGGACGCTATaaaaaggcaagaaaagtaagatagtgtttggttcgtgggaTAGGTTAGGATGGAGTGGATCTATTTCgtttttgagctgtttggttgAAATTCAATGGGATATGATGGTTCTGAATTAGggaatattcttcaaagattcgggACAGAGTCGTTAAAAAAAAACGAACGCAGCCATCTCACTTTGATTGTGATACTTACGGTAGGCTCGAGTACTAAAATGTATTCGTTCCATCCTACCTATCAAACAAGCATTTGATTTCGGATCATCTCATCCATCCATAAATACATGAATATAATCATCTCATCCTACCTCACTCTCTGACTAAACACTACCTAAGTTTCAAGAAAAACTGAAGGCAACATGTTGTTGTTTACATGGAGATCGACGTACATGTTCGCCTGTCACTTTCTTGACATGTCCTGCTGAAGCTGTAGGAGCTAGTTGCAGCATGAGCGAAGAAACTTCACAACCTGTTTCTACTCTTCCCAGAAGAAACATGATAATCAATGAGTCCAAGTAGAACCACGCTTTAGGCATAACGAAGAAACCAGACGCATcaacaaattaaatttagagagAACCATCTATCAGAAAGTACTGTTGGAAGTTCATACAATATTTCAATATTTCATTCGCATGTTCAGTGATTCCATAAAAGGAACACATCTAGGTCCCTTCCAAGGTAGCACATGTTACTGTCTTCATAAGAAAGTCATCAGCTCCTTCATATATCGCTAATACAAAAGGCTGCAAAACCATTCCTGTGACACCATTTCCTAAACAATACTTTGTGATGTTAACTACTA
It encodes:
- the LOC133901279 gene encoding uncharacterized protein LOC133901279 isoform X1; protein product: MERSIDPIINDDGAALAWGSMSLDDAELVEELQLQEVLLSAFQGMTIEDTSDASTDDLIIRHDHSEASKRPSPIADPGQSSSSVTPSIADPGPSSSSVTPIGDEFYCPICMESMPGASKFSISSCGHAFCWSCIVQYIATKIGEKIVHVNCPGLSCEDGFIELEDCRDIIPLELFNKWDFTLCESVLGATRFYCPFSDCSAALFVEEGEGGIAEAECPHCHRLFCARCMVPWHDGVGCEEFQELGEDERGREDVMVKRLAGEKRWQRCPQCRMYVEKSEGCMFMKCRCGYCFCYACASPMTKDLHYCKICNFCSNGGFH
- the LOC133901279 gene encoding E3 ubiquitin-protein ligase RSL1-like isoform X2, with the protein product MERSIDPIINDDGAALAWGSMSLDDAELVEELQLQEVLLSAFQGMTIEDTSDASTDDLIIRHDHSEASKRPSPIADPGQSSSSVTPSIADPGPSSSSVTPIGDEFYCPICMESMPGASKFSISSCGHAFCWSCIVQYIATKIGEKIVHVNCPGLSCEDGFIELEDCRDIIPLELFNKWDFTLCESVLGATRFYCPFSDCSAALFVEEGEGGIAEAECPHCHRLFCARCMVPWHDGVGCEEFQELGEDERGREDVMVKRLAGEKRWQRCPQCRMYVEKSEGCMFMKCRCGYCFCYACASPMTKDLHYCKSCKR